A section of the Bacillus pumilus genome encodes:
- a CDS encoding CamS family sex pheromone protein — protein MKKLLLLLTMLTLVLSACAPFGGKEDEEVTQKTDETKETAIIPMYNISDSYYKMVLPFKQGAARGLTAERLNTRLDIDEFETGLMRLATESFNTNDYLFQEGQHLDEDTVLGWLARKKTGSDLKKAEKEDKDFKNLGLNPALPNSGSTKSKNENSPIYLASMLEHNYLIRKDKNSLQLGGVVIGLALNSVYYYRENIGDPQQEVTIDSSKNSKKLLSEGEKIAEQVIKRIRQMDGLQKVPVMIALYKQAPKSSIVPGNFIAKTDVKAGSADIGNWDTIKEENVFFPSDNAKGNYKDDSERFDRFKTKVEDYFPNYTGVVGKGFYKDGNLQKMKVEIPMQFYGKTEVVAFTQYLTGEVMDYYKSTNIEINITSSDQQEALITKNAEDKEPTVHIYD, from the coding sequence TTGAAAAAGTTGTTATTGCTGCTGACAATGCTCACACTGGTATTGTCAGCGTGTGCACCTTTTGGGGGAAAGGAAGACGAAGAGGTCACACAAAAAACGGATGAAACGAAAGAAACAGCCATCATCCCGATGTACAATATCTCTGACTCTTATTACAAAATGGTGCTGCCGTTTAAACAAGGGGCTGCAAGAGGATTAACAGCAGAGCGTCTCAACACACGCTTGGACATCGATGAATTTGAAACAGGGCTCATGCGTCTCGCAACAGAGTCATTTAATACAAACGATTACCTTTTCCAAGAAGGACAGCATTTAGATGAGGACACCGTTCTAGGCTGGCTGGCGCGCAAAAAAACAGGCAGTGATTTGAAAAAGGCAGAAAAAGAAGATAAGGACTTTAAGAATCTAGGCTTAAATCCTGCTCTTCCGAACTCAGGTTCAACAAAGTCTAAAAATGAAAATAGTCCAATTTACTTAGCTTCGATGTTAGAGCATAATTACTTAATTCGAAAAGATAAAAACAGCTTACAGCTTGGCGGGGTTGTCATTGGACTTGCGCTGAACTCTGTTTATTATTACCGTGAAAATATCGGTGATCCTCAGCAAGAAGTGACGATCGATTCTTCGAAAAATTCAAAGAAACTACTGTCAGAAGGCGAAAAAATTGCTGAACAAGTGATCAAACGAATTCGTCAAATGGATGGATTGCAAAAAGTACCTGTCATGATTGCCCTTTATAAGCAAGCACCAAAATCATCGATCGTGCCAGGAAACTTTATTGCTAAAACAGATGTGAAAGCAGGCTCAGCTGATATCGGCAATTGGGATACGATCAAAGAGGAGAATGTCTTCTTCCCTTCAGATAATGCGAAAGGCAACTACAAAGATGATTCCGAGCGATTTGACCGCTTCAAAACAAAAGTTGAAGACTATTTCCCGAATTACACGGGTGTCGTAGGAAAAGGCTTTTACAAAGACGGGAACCTGCAAAAAATGAAAGTCGAAATTCCAATGCAGTTCTACGGAAAAACGGAAGTCGTAGCTTTCACGCAATATTTAACAGGTGAAGTAATGGATTACTATAAGAGTACCAATATCGAAATTAACATCACATCTTCAGATCAACAAGAAGCCTTGATCACGAAAAATGCTGAAGACAAAGAACCAACCGTCCATATATATGACTAA
- a CDS encoding MFS transporter: MKNKSFYFLLGGQSLANFGDSLYVLVLTILTYQLTNSTLIASMVAVSQFVGQALGAVLIPFFMYQFKLKRLIIYLQICQIAFFGCLIFIYILQLSTFTIPLFFIIVFFLSLIDGGTIPVRNSMIPRLVEKNFLLKANSYILTSDQLVLLLGWLLGGLFIGILGPQFLLLTTLVLYSLSLISMLFIIDTGAAAKQEQQSESLATRVFSGWKLMYEKPTIRTLTILEMLSMSGRSIWTGAIILVYVTEVLHQPETWWGFINASYFGGTILGGLLVLRFAKHVEQRLFEHIFYSSVIVAVLTLCLGLNHSVWMSLLFVFLLGPAFQLRSISIRTYVQDTLSEIELPKILSAQHTLSTFIYGMSILVMSTMTDLFGARVVFFINVALFTVSAFLASRLKNEHI, translated from the coding sequence ATGAAAAACAAATCATTTTACTTTTTATTAGGGGGACAATCCCTAGCTAATTTTGGGGATTCTTTGTATGTCCTCGTTCTAACCATTCTGACATATCAATTAACAAACTCTACACTAATTGCATCAATGGTGGCTGTCTCACAGTTTGTTGGACAAGCACTTGGCGCAGTACTCATTCCTTTCTTTATGTATCAATTTAAGCTGAAAAGACTCATTATCTATTTGCAAATATGTCAAATTGCTTTCTTCGGTTGCTTGATTTTCATTTATATTCTACAACTATCAACTTTTACTATTCCTCTCTTTTTTATCATTGTATTTTTCCTTTCTTTGATAGATGGAGGAACCATTCCTGTTCGAAATTCGATGATCCCACGTCTAGTAGAAAAGAACTTTTTACTAAAAGCTAATAGTTATATCTTAACTTCTGACCAATTGGTCCTTTTACTTGGCTGGCTTTTAGGAGGGCTGTTTATTGGCATTCTTGGACCACAGTTTCTCCTATTGACGACACTTGTTCTATACAGTTTGTCGCTCATATCTATGCTCTTTATCATTGATACTGGGGCTGCCGCTAAACAAGAGCAACAGTCTGAATCATTAGCTACAAGGGTCTTTTCAGGATGGAAGCTCATGTATGAAAAGCCTACTATTCGAACATTAACGATTTTAGAAATGCTGTCCATGAGTGGTAGAAGTATATGGACTGGTGCCATTATTCTTGTGTATGTCACAGAAGTCTTACACCAGCCAGAAACATGGTGGGGCTTTATTAACGCAAGCTATTTTGGAGGAACCATTCTAGGCGGCCTGCTCGTGCTGCGGTTCGCAAAACATGTGGAACAGCGTTTGTTTGAACACATTTTTTACAGTTCAGTGATCGTTGCTGTGCTAACCCTTTGTTTAGGGTTGAATCATTCTGTATGGATGAGTTTGTTGTTTGTCTTTTTATTAGGGCCAGCCTTTCAGCTTCGCAGCATTTCCATTCGTACCTATGTACAAGATACACTGAGTGAAATTGAATTGCCCAAAATACTATCAGCTCAACATACACTATCAACTTTTATATACGGAATGTCCATCCTTGTTATGAGCACCATGACTGATCTCTTTGGGGCAAGAGTCGTCTTTTTTATCAACGTTGCCCTGTTTACTGTGTCGGCCTTCCTAGCATCTAGATTAAAAAATGAACATATTTAG
- a CDS encoding condensation domain-containing protein has protein sequence MELALMALEEVDKAAVIDLTDESGDKQLAAYIELKEKNMTSFLLRKKLSDQLPAYMVPAYFVVLDELPLTQNGKINRTALPDPLLSQVETAVEWSKETADIEEIILDTAKDILGHETIEPADHFYQLGGDSIKAIQFIAKLKDKGLYLKTKDLFTYPIFREMAQVVQQEPVIHISQEQAVGDVKSIPIIEWFWSQRLKDEHFWHQSIIVHSKKKMNETILQEAFKELVIHHDGLRLKVHEATNTLYYDEDIHEIPLMIHDFTALSEENVEEALQEVGYQIKQRTHLYQGPLIQAALCQSHSQSHLIFAAHHLLADGMSWQILVEDLIQLLHAENVTAEVLPSKTHSYQTFAEQVNQYAGSEGVKESISYWQKTVQNIQPLYPISSNEGYVKDEVKLTKALSGELTNQLLNQANQAYQTQPHELLISALTQACYQQTNREWISLELEGHGRDAVEDEIDVSRTFGWFTTMYPVNVRVSESLSEHIRVVKETIREVPNKGADYGLLSLINRQLPPHSAPQLRFNYLGEIDQVLRQSSNYEMSYFTSGIDSSLDNPLTTVIDLVATIKGGQLIFHLSFSEKQLCETDMTKLLQAVEKQIERLVQHCLEKEGIEFTPSDFETVDMSLEEMDSLFT, from the coding sequence ATTGAACTTGCACTGATGGCACTTGAAGAAGTTGATAAAGCAGCTGTTATTGATCTCACCGATGAATCTGGAGACAAACAGCTGGCTGCCTATATTGAATTAAAAGAAAAAAACATGACGTCCTTTTTACTTAGAAAAAAATTATCAGATCAACTTCCAGCGTATATGGTACCAGCCTATTTTGTTGTACTAGACGAGCTTCCGCTCACTCAAAATGGAAAAATCAATCGGACGGCACTGCCTGATCCATTGCTGTCTCAAGTGGAAACAGCTGTTGAGTGGTCCAAGGAAACAGCGGACATTGAAGAGATCATATTAGATACAGCAAAAGACATCTTAGGGCATGAAACAATCGAACCGGCTGATCATTTTTATCAGCTTGGCGGAGATTCCATTAAAGCAATTCAATTTATAGCGAAGTTAAAAGACAAAGGACTCTATTTAAAAACAAAGGATCTTTTTACTTATCCGATTTTTAGAGAAATGGCACAAGTCGTTCAGCAGGAACCTGTCATACATATCTCACAAGAGCAAGCTGTGGGTGATGTGAAATCGATCCCAATTATCGAATGGTTCTGGTCCCAGCGGTTAAAAGATGAACATTTCTGGCATCAATCCATCATTGTTCATTCAAAGAAAAAGATGAATGAAACCATCTTGCAGGAGGCTTTCAAAGAGCTCGTCATTCACCACGATGGACTAAGGTTAAAAGTACATGAGGCAACAAACACACTCTATTATGATGAAGACATTCATGAGATTCCACTGATGATACACGATTTCACGGCGCTGTCAGAAGAGAATGTGGAAGAAGCGTTACAAGAAGTAGGATATCAGATCAAGCAAAGGACTCATCTTTATCAGGGACCGTTGATTCAGGCTGCGCTTTGTCAGTCTCATTCTCAATCACATCTCATCTTTGCCGCCCATCATCTATTAGCTGATGGTATGTCTTGGCAAATTCTTGTAGAGGATTTGATTCAATTATTGCATGCAGAGAACGTAACGGCAGAAGTGCTTCCGTCTAAAACCCATTCCTATCAAACATTTGCTGAGCAGGTGAATCAGTATGCAGGATCAGAGGGTGTAAAAGAGTCGATCAGCTATTGGCAAAAAACGGTGCAGAATATTCAGCCGCTGTATCCAATTTCCTCAAATGAGGGATATGTCAAAGACGAAGTCAAATTAACCAAGGCATTATCAGGAGAACTCACGAATCAATTGCTCAATCAAGCAAACCAAGCGTATCAAACGCAGCCGCATGAACTGTTAATTTCAGCTTTGACGCAAGCCTGTTATCAGCAAACGAATCGAGAATGGATTTCTTTGGAATTAGAAGGTCATGGACGGGATGCAGTAGAGGATGAGATCGATGTATCTAGAACGTTCGGCTGGTTCACCACCATGTATCCTGTGAATGTCCGTGTGTCTGAATCTCTTTCAGAACACATTCGCGTTGTCAAAGAGACGATACGTGAAGTGCCGAATAAAGGTGCAGACTATGGGCTGTTGTCACTCATCAATAGGCAGCTTCCTCCTCATTCAGCACCACAATTACGCTTTAACTATCTAGGTGAAATTGATCAAGTGCTTAGACAATCATCTAATTATGAGATGTCTTACTTTACATCGGGGATTGACTCGTCATTGGATAATCCATTAACAACCGTCATCGATTTGGTCGCTACCATCAAGGGCGGTCAGCTAATTTTCCATCTTTCTTTCAGCGAAAAACAGCTGTGTGAAACAGACATGACGAAGCTCTTGCAAGCGGTAGAAAAGCAAATTGAACGTCTTGTACAGCATTGCTTAGAGAAAGAAGGAATCGAATTTACACCGTCTGATTTTGAAACAGTGGATATGTCTCTTGAAGAAATGGATTCATTATTTACATGA
- a CDS encoding serine hydrolase domain-containing protein encodes MRKNQRVIYLSFLLAILWISSFAGEIYAKEVISPKAIDQVIEEQKELGRIPGMSVVIVKKDKVVYQKGYGYADRKKKKHVTASTFFEIGSTSKAFTALAIVELEKQGKLHVKDPVSSYIPGFFPTYNGKPQRLTVEQLMHHTSGIPFQSIALIQPDTTKDALKKTVDQLKSIELNRKPGSSFEYATINYDVLGLIIEHVTETSYEAYMKKLFKRHHLDQTEAGPKRIKSGSVSEGFKLQFLAPHAYEAPEYRGNTPAGYIVMNSQDVGTWLQYQLTDSTWSRFVINPDHLTVNVPEEGKHVYYNAGWYIKKADKQVDSLFHAGSNPNYSSFFLIHPKEEIAIGVLANMNSSHTEQTARLIAKTITGTNEEVESSMDPFQLIDQLSLGATCLFILLQIVSIVRFMKWKKRVKNGAFVRRDMSLGVWLKSSGWVLLLIGILLLPMIVAQLAFNGLPWKMTFVWGPSSLIELAIAYYLFFMWFCTIGFIKGFMVTSPAGKRGKKDDRQTDFGHSSL; translated from the coding sequence ATGAGGAAAAATCAGCGTGTTATCTATCTTTCATTTTTATTAGCAATCTTATGGATATCCAGCTTTGCTGGGGAGATATATGCAAAAGAAGTGATTTCGCCTAAAGCCATTGATCAAGTGATAGAGGAACAGAAGGAGCTTGGACGCATTCCAGGCATGTCCGTTGTGATTGTGAAAAAAGACAAAGTGGTGTACCAAAAAGGCTATGGTTATGCGGATCGAAAGAAAAAGAAGCATGTGACAGCCAGCACTTTCTTTGAAATTGGATCTACATCCAAGGCGTTTACCGCTCTTGCGATTGTGGAGTTAGAGAAGCAAGGAAAACTTCATGTAAAAGATCCGGTGAGCAGCTATATTCCAGGTTTTTTTCCAACATACAATGGAAAGCCTCAGCGTCTAACGGTGGAGCAATTAATGCATCACACAAGTGGCATTCCCTTTCAATCCATTGCGCTTATCCAGCCTGATACGACAAAGGATGCGTTGAAAAAAACAGTTGATCAACTGAAATCAATCGAGCTTAATCGTAAGCCAGGCAGTTCTTTTGAATATGCGACCATCAACTATGATGTCCTTGGTCTCATCATTGAACATGTAACCGAGACATCGTATGAGGCTTATATGAAAAAACTGTTTAAAAGGCATCATCTTGACCAAACGGAGGCTGGGCCAAAACGGATAAAATCTGGTTCTGTCTCAGAAGGATTTAAACTACAATTCCTTGCTCCGCATGCTTATGAAGCACCAGAATATCGAGGCAACACCCCGGCAGGCTATATTGTGATGAATAGTCAGGATGTGGGGACGTGGCTGCAATATCAATTGACCGATTCAACTTGGTCTCGTTTTGTCATTAATCCTGATCACCTAACTGTGAATGTGCCAGAAGAAGGGAAGCATGTCTATTACAATGCCGGCTGGTATATAAAAAAGGCGGATAAACAGGTAGACTCGCTTTTTCATGCAGGCTCTAACCCAAACTATTCATCATTTTTTCTGATCCATCCAAAAGAAGAGATTGCGATCGGAGTGTTAGCAAATATGAATAGTAGTCATACAGAGCAAACGGCACGTCTTATTGCAAAAACGATCACAGGTACAAATGAAGAAGTGGAGTCATCAATGGACCCTTTTCAGCTTATTGATCAGTTGAGTCTTGGTGCCACATGTCTTTTCATTTTGCTGCAAATAGTGTCTATCGTTCGTTTTATGAAGTGGAAAAAGCGTGTGAAAAACGGTGCTTTCGTTCGCAGGGACATGTCTCTTGGCGTCTGGCTGAAAAGTAGTGGCTGGGTACTGCTGCTAATCGGAATATTGCTCCTGCCAATGATTGTTGCGCAGCTAGCCTTTAATGGCCTGCCTTGGAAAATGACTTTTGTATGGGGACCTTCCTCTCTCATTGAATTAGCGATTGCTTATTATTTGTTTTTCATGTGGTTTTGTACGATTGGTTTCATCAAAGGATTTATGGTGACATCTCCTGCTGGAAAGAGAGGAAAAAAAGATGACCGTCAAACAGATTTCGGGCATTCATCCTTATAA
- a CDS encoding C39 family peptidase, protein MTVKQISGIHPYNDLFYRSCFFNCFFPIVKLHDQEVAPYLLNDQFVYGITENGLLQIDWMSAHDPEKIMNLQGIQVEKVTYCPNLIEKVKQDVTSGRPVIVWVDPYVQRGRKEYLTTHSRHSILITGFDENQQIFHVLENRHLDNLSYEHQVLSFKDVQKGHDTFHEHFQPNDQFHSYAAFYFDSDKLSTELFNRKTTYFLRNMHGQIDEIEKGITALETFYEQFSQWDDIDKLVASFNQIMNTKKVELYRLNLIKDDLPELVEWMERILAEWEKARHQAAKLLFSGEMSSRYQANIKASLEQIIHDETHWLEALAIKCKRECGVS, encoded by the coding sequence ATGACCGTCAAACAGATTTCGGGCATTCATCCTTATAATGATTTGTTTTATCGCAGCTGTTTCTTCAATTGCTTTTTTCCAATTGTGAAGCTGCATGATCAAGAAGTTGCTCCATACTTATTAAATGATCAATTTGTCTACGGGATTACAGAGAACGGCTTGCTACAGATTGACTGGATGTCGGCACACGATCCAGAAAAGATTATGAATTTACAAGGCATTCAAGTGGAAAAAGTGACGTATTGTCCCAACCTCATTGAAAAGGTCAAGCAAGATGTGACGAGTGGCCGCCCGGTCATTGTATGGGTAGACCCTTACGTTCAGCGAGGCAGAAAAGAGTATTTGACAACACATAGCCGTCATTCCATTTTAATCACAGGTTTCGATGAAAATCAGCAAATCTTTCACGTATTAGAGAATCGACATTTAGATAATTTGTCTTATGAGCATCAAGTGCTGTCATTTAAAGATGTACAGAAAGGGCATGACACCTTTCATGAGCATTTTCAGCCGAATGATCAATTTCATTCTTATGCGGCCTTCTACTTTGATTCAGACAAGCTTTCGACTGAATTATTTAATCGAAAAACGACTTATTTCCTGAGAAATATGCATGGTCAGATAGACGAAATAGAAAAAGGAATCACAGCTCTTGAAACATTTTATGAGCAGTTTTCGCAATGGGATGATATCGACAAGCTCGTGGCGTCTTTCAATCAGATCATGAATACGAAGAAAGTGGAGCTGTATCGACTGAACCTCATCAAAGACGATCTACCTGAGCTAGTGGAATGGATGGAACGTATTTTAGCAGAATGGGAGAAAGCAAGACATCAGGCAGCAAAACTCCTTTTTTCAGGTGAGATGTCTAGTAGGTACCAAGCCAATATTAAAGCTTCTTTAGAACAAATCATCCATGACGAAACACATTGGCTAGAAGCGTTGGCAATCAAATGCAAAAGGGAGTGTGGCGTGTCGTGA
- a CDS encoding thioesterase II family protein, translating to MKLFCLPYAGGASTVFSTWKSYIDRSIEIHALELPGHGTRMTESVLTDLQQVADDLYDQASSSLKEGEPYAIFGHSMGAVLAYELQKRMQTRLNREPVHVFYSGRFPPHIPEKKVYHQLSDSKLKEAIIAMGGVPEELADNHAVLDFFLPILRADFQLLETYLCEEVVPAACPISIFYGTRDLPSVLFDLDDWDQYTSEDCAFFEFDGDHFFIHSLTNEVVEKINVILKRIGVLEK from the coding sequence GTGAAATTATTTTGCTTACCGTACGCAGGTGGAGCAAGTACCGTATTCAGTACGTGGAAATCTTATATAGACCGGTCAATAGAAATTCATGCCCTTGAACTCCCTGGGCACGGGACAAGAATGACAGAGTCTGTGCTCACCGATTTACAGCAGGTCGCAGATGATCTATATGACCAGGCTTCCTCCTCTTTAAAAGAAGGAGAGCCCTATGCAATTTTCGGTCATAGCATGGGAGCCGTCCTTGCATATGAATTACAAAAAAGAATGCAAACAAGGTTAAACAGAGAGCCTGTCCATGTCTTTTATTCTGGGCGCTTCCCACCACATATTCCAGAAAAGAAAGTCTATCATCAGCTGTCAGATTCCAAATTAAAAGAGGCGATCATTGCGATGGGAGGCGTTCCTGAGGAACTTGCTGATAACCATGCAGTGCTTGATTTCTTTCTGCCGATTTTAAGAGCAGACTTTCAGCTTTTGGAGACCTATTTGTGTGAGGAAGTCGTTCCAGCTGCTTGTCCAATTTCTATTTTTTATGGTACGCGTGATTTGCCTTCTGTGCTGTTCGATTTAGACGATTGGGATCAATATACAAGCGAAGATTGTGCGTTTTTCGAATTCGATGGAGATCACTTCTTTATTCATTCATTAACAAATGAAGTCGTAGAAAAAATCAATGTCATTTTAAAGCGAATTGGAGTGTTGGAGAAATGA
- a CDS encoding 3-hydroxyacyl-CoA dehydrogenase family protein: MNTKHVGVIGAGVMGADMALDLSANGYQVTLVDVTEEKLNEALEKIKKTYQLVQFVRKKKISLSLEDVLSQIQLSTSLEGLHDAHIIIENVTEDWEIKKPIYEELRDICAKETIYFVNTSCISITKVGSLMHHPENVIGAHFMNPVPLKALVEVIRGKATSDDTVETAKGFLKSFDKTPVVVHDFPGFVSNRVLMLTINEAIWAVQDQVATPADVDKIFRGGFGHKMGPLATGDLIGLDTILNSLLVLYESYKDPKFRPCPLLVKMVDAGEYGKKSGKGFFQYDM; the protein is encoded by the coding sequence ATGAACACGAAGCACGTAGGTGTGATAGGAGCAGGTGTCATGGGGGCTGATATGGCATTAGACCTCTCAGCAAATGGCTATCAAGTCACATTAGTTGATGTCACAGAAGAAAAGTTAAACGAAGCGCTGGAAAAAATCAAGAAGACCTATCAATTGGTTCAATTTGTGAGAAAAAAGAAAATCTCATTGTCTTTAGAAGACGTCTTGTCTCAAATTCAGCTGTCAACTTCACTTGAAGGCTTACATGACGCGCATATCATCATTGAAAATGTGACGGAAGATTGGGAGATTAAAAAACCTATTTATGAAGAGCTACGAGATATTTGTGCGAAAGAAACCATCTATTTTGTAAACACAAGCTGTATCTCCATCACAAAGGTAGGGTCCCTTATGCATCATCCTGAGAATGTGATTGGGGCGCACTTTATGAACCCTGTTCCTCTTAAAGCGTTAGTTGAGGTCATCAGAGGAAAAGCCACTTCTGATGACACAGTGGAAACGGCAAAAGGTTTCTTGAAATCGTTTGATAAAACACCAGTTGTGGTGCATGATTTTCCGGGATTTGTTTCCAACCGTGTGCTGATGCTGACAATCAACGAAGCGATTTGGGCGGTGCAAGATCAAGTTGCCACGCCAGCGGATGTCGATAAAATTTTCCGCGGAGGTTTTGGTCATAAAATGGGACCACTTGCGACAGGAGACTTAATTGGGCTGGATACGATTTTGAATTCATTGCTTGTTTTATACGAGAGCTACAAAGATCCGAAGTTCCGTCCATGTCCTCTGCTTGTCAAAATGGTTGATGCAGGCGAGTACGGCAAAAAATCAGGCAAGGGCTTTTTCCAATATGACATGTGA
- a CDS encoding HAD-IIIC family phosphatase: MAKQIKCVVWDLDHTLWDGILLESDEVTLKPSMKEVLTELDERGILLSIASRNDEAAVMEKLSAFGIDHFFLYPEIHWNAKSSSLERISERLNIHKDTILFIDDQPFEREEVKAVHPEITCWDAVDYLSLLTDDRLRPVFITEDARRRRRMYLEADKRQQEEEKYEGPPEKFLASLQMKFVISEAGEQDLQRAEELTVRTNQLNASGKTYDYEELDFFRQSDSHLLLVCELEDKFGSYGKIGLSLIEETGDTWHVKLLLMSCRVMSRGVGTILLTTILQEAKKREKRLVADFKQTDRNRMMYITYKFANFKEIEKGEDGYILFENDLSMIQPFPEYVDVNIELNQKDPAKQ; encoded by the coding sequence ATGGCTAAGCAAATCAAGTGTGTTGTCTGGGATTTAGATCATACATTATGGGATGGGATTTTACTTGAGTCAGATGAAGTGACGTTAAAACCATCGATGAAGGAAGTACTAACAGAGTTAGATGAGCGTGGCATCCTTCTTTCTATAGCAAGCCGGAATGATGAAGCAGCCGTCATGGAAAAGCTTTCTGCCTTCGGAATCGACCATTTCTTTCTCTATCCAGAGATTCATTGGAATGCCAAATCTAGTTCATTAGAGAGAATCAGTGAGCGCCTAAATATTCATAAAGATACCATTCTCTTTATTGATGATCAGCCATTTGAACGAGAAGAAGTAAAGGCAGTTCATCCAGAGATTACGTGCTGGGATGCAGTGGATTATCTGTCATTACTCACTGATGATCGCTTGCGTCCAGTCTTTATCACAGAAGATGCTAGACGACGCAGAAGAATGTATTTAGAAGCGGACAAAAGGCAGCAGGAAGAAGAGAAATATGAAGGGCCGCCTGAGAAATTCTTAGCGTCTTTACAAATGAAATTCGTGATATCAGAAGCAGGAGAACAAGACCTTCAGCGCGCTGAAGAATTGACCGTTCGTACCAACCAATTAAATGCGAGCGGGAAAACCTACGATTATGAAGAGCTTGATTTCTTCCGTCAATCAGATTCCCACTTGCTGCTTGTCTGTGAACTTGAAGATAAATTCGGTTCCTATGGAAAAATTGGACTCTCATTAATAGAAGAAACAGGTGACACATGGCATGTCAAACTACTGCTGATGTCTTGTCGCGTCATGTCTCGTGGTGTCGGGACCATCTTACTTACAACGATTTTGCAAGAAGCGAAAAAGCGAGAAAAGCGGCTTGTGGCTGATTTTAAACAAACGGATCGAAATCGCATGATGTATATCACATACAAGTTTGCGAATTTCAAAGAGATTGAGAAGGGGGAGGATGGCTATATCTTGTTTGAAAATGATTTAAGCATGATTCAGCCTTTCCCAGAATACGTAGATGTCAATATTGAATTAAATCAGAAAGATCCAGCCAAACAATAA
- a CDS encoding acyl carrier protein: MNLHEQVRAYIEQNLVVFDEEIELGNDDHIFEQGFVNSLFAMKLVNYIEHDFQFKLDNEDLDIAHFSTVNRIVALIERKQQGAALHENS, from the coding sequence ATGAACCTACACGAACAAGTAAGAGCCTATATCGAGCAAAACCTAGTGGTATTTGATGAGGAAATTGAGCTTGGAAATGATGATCATATTTTTGAACAAGGCTTTGTGAATTCTCTATTTGCGATGAAACTAGTGAACTATATCGAACATGACTTTCAATTCAAATTAGATAACGAAGACCTCGACATTGCTCATTTTAGTACGGTCAATCGCATTGTCGCCTTAATTGAGAGAAAACAACAGGGGGCGGCTCTTCATGAAAACAGCTGA
- a CDS encoding acyl-CoA dehydrogenase family protein — protein MKTAEQTINAVEDIRQYCDEYIRPFANEFDETEHLPESLIRDMAKRGYLAAGIPSSYQGLGLDPIAYGQFTEQVGKACCNVRTLLTVNSLVGEAILRYGTEEQKQGWLVDLAKGEKIGAFALSEPNIGSDANHVETSYQKEGQSYVLNGKKKWISFGAIADFFIVIARDGEQVTAFLVDRNQPGVEIERITGMMANRASYLAEITLDHVHVNESSVLGPVGGGFNHVVSLALDHGRYSVAWAGLAIAQEAVDSLVTYSRKRTQFNEKLYKHQMIKGMIGDAVTQLHAARALCLKAGEMREANHPDSITETSIAKYFTSKIAVDITNTNVQIHGGSGFSRENSASRLYREAKVLEIIEGTSQIQQQVIANYGLRHYFVKHS, from the coding sequence ATGAAAACAGCTGAACAAACGATCAATGCCGTTGAAGACATTCGCCAGTATTGCGATGAATATATCCGTCCGTTTGCCAATGAATTCGATGAGACGGAACATTTGCCAGAGTCACTGATTCGAGATATGGCGAAACGAGGCTACTTGGCAGCAGGTATCCCGTCTTCCTATCAAGGGCTAGGGCTTGATCCAATCGCATATGGACAGTTCACAGAACAAGTGGGAAAAGCTTGCTGTAATGTACGGACATTATTGACAGTGAATTCACTTGTAGGAGAAGCCATTCTTCGTTATGGAACAGAAGAGCAAAAACAAGGTTGGCTCGTTGACTTAGCCAAAGGAGAAAAAATTGGAGCTTTTGCTTTGTCAGAACCGAATATTGGTTCAGATGCCAATCATGTTGAAACAAGCTATCAAAAGGAAGGGCAATCCTACGTATTAAATGGGAAGAAAAAGTGGATTTCCTTTGGAGCAATTGCCGATTTCTTTATTGTGATTGCAAGAGACGGTGAACAAGTGACGGCATTCCTTGTTGATCGAAATCAGCCCGGTGTAGAGATTGAGAGGATTACGGGAATGATGGCGAACCGAGCGTCATATTTAGCGGAAATCACCCTCGATCATGTCCATGTGAATGAATCCTCTGTCTTAGGACCAGTTGGGGGCGGATTTAATCATGTGGTGTCACTCGCATTAGACCATGGAAGATACAGTGTCGCATGGGCAGGGCTTGCCATCGCACAGGAAGCCGTTGATTCTCTAGTCACGTATTCGCGTAAAAGAACACAGTTTAATGAAAAATTGTACAAGCATCAAATGATCAAAGGCATGATCGGAGATGCGGTGACCCAGCTCCATGCAGCGAGAGCTTTATGCCTAAAGGCTGGGGAAATGAGAGAAGCGAATCATCCTGATTCGATCACAGAAACATCTATTGCAAAATATTTCACCTCTAAAATCGCCGTTGACATTACAAATACAAATGTCCAAATTCATGGCGGAAGTGGATTTAGCCGGGAAAACTCAGCTTCAAGACTATATCGTGAAGCAAAGGTGCTTGAAATTATTGAAGGGACTTCGCAAATTCAGCAGCAGGTTATTGCTAACTATGGTTTACGCCATTATTTCGTGAAACATTCTTAG